A single window of Acidobacteriota bacterium DNA harbors:
- a CDS encoding carbohydrate binding family 9 domain-containing protein, whose protein sequence is MRRIPLGAVVCLLATACVPVLTATSRSRGSETGTEPGKTAGTLEAVRIETPPVIDGKLDDPAWATTKVGTGPFKTYNPTYGDDLPQTTEVYFAYDAKCFYVAFHCHDMEPGKIKATLCKRDAMFSDDWVGFSLDLFGNRQSSCEFFVNPLGIQGDIYNTVSSGEDSSPDWVWDSAGKLTADGYTVELRIPLRSLRFKSGDNVRLNVLFWRRISRLGLSGSWPEMKPGTGMLNAHSEIRFESLASPRRLEVMPSFTWTWDRERVAPDRWETAINKKDCGVGFKYGLTSSITLDATYNPDFSQVESDAVQVEVNQRYPLFYSEKRPFFMESMGIFSLAAVGEDGNFKLPVHTRRIVDPLWGAKLTGDAGRFSFGVLTAADEWPGREIDGEYNPDAGEKAYFGIARGTCSLGGENYVGGIFTGRQFAGGFNRVVGGDFFFRFGAHHALSANVLQSFSRDEGTGERSAGGNQAICYTYTSKPFQVWSEMEHIDPGFRMDTAFYNRTGIDQFTVYLGPQFYPKWKKAPWLQRVNPFFFGYVIHDVVTGQDDYAAMVALRVFFAGQGQFRIDGFRAQEAWAGRLFQETGGRLSISGWFTKWLRMGGSLRLYDNIWYDEENPFLGRCFDYGFDFTLQPNENLNLEMDFYRTRFRRPETGETVYDVKVANGRLTYQFTRSFFLRATLRYDSYGRRLLTDILASYTYIPGTVIFLGYGELFERKSWNGEQWNSGGNFQETLRGLFFKVSYNWRP, encoded by the coding sequence ATGCGGCGAATTCCGCTCGGTGCTGTCGTGTGCCTGTTGGCGACCGCTTGCGTTCCCGTCCTGACGGCGACGTCCCGGTCCCGGGGGAGCGAGACGGGCACGGAGCCGGGGAAGACCGCCGGGACCCTGGAAGCCGTCCGGATCGAAACACCCCCCGTCATCGATGGCAAGCTGGACGATCCGGCCTGGGCGACGACCAAGGTCGGCACGGGCCCCTTCAAAACCTACAACCCCACCTACGGCGACGACCTCCCCCAGACCACGGAGGTCTACTTTGCCTACGACGCGAAGTGCTTCTATGTCGCCTTCCACTGCCACGACATGGAGCCGGGGAAGATCAAGGCCACCCTGTGCAAGCGGGACGCCATGTTCTCCGACGACTGGGTGGGCTTCTCCCTCGACCTGTTCGGCAACCGGCAGAGTTCCTGCGAGTTCTTCGTCAACCCCCTCGGGATTCAGGGGGACATCTACAACACCGTCAGTTCTGGTGAGGACTCGTCCCCGGACTGGGTCTGGGACAGCGCCGGCAAGTTGACGGCCGACGGCTACACCGTGGAGCTTCGCATCCCCTTGCGCAGCCTCCGCTTCAAGAGCGGCGACAACGTGCGGCTCAACGTCCTCTTCTGGCGGAGGATCAGCAGGCTGGGCTTGAGCGGGTCCTGGCCGGAGATGAAGCCGGGGACGGGGATGCTCAACGCCCACAGTGAGATCCGTTTCGAATCCCTCGCGTCGCCCCGGCGGCTGGAGGTGATGCCCAGCTTCACCTGGACGTGGGACCGGGAGCGGGTGGCGCCCGACCGGTGGGAGACCGCCATCAACAAGAAGGATTGCGGGGTGGGGTTCAAGTACGGCCTGACCTCCTCCATCACCCTGGACGCCACCTACAACCCCGACTTCAGCCAGGTGGAGAGCGACGCCGTCCAGGTGGAGGTCAACCAGCGCTACCCCCTCTTCTACAGCGAGAAGCGCCCCTTCTTCATGGAGTCCATGGGGATTTTCAGCCTGGCCGCGGTGGGCGAGGATGGCAACTTCAAGCTCCCCGTCCACACCCGCCGGATCGTGGACCCGCTCTGGGGCGCCAAGCTCACGGGCGACGCGGGCCGGTTCTCCTTCGGGGTGCTCACCGCCGCCGACGAGTGGCCGGGGCGGGAGATCGACGGCGAATACAATCCCGACGCGGGCGAGAAAGCGTACTTCGGCATCGCCCGGGGCACCTGCAGCCTGGGCGGGGAGAACTACGTGGGGGGGATCTTCACGGGGCGCCAGTTCGCCGGCGGGTTCAACCGGGTGGTCGGCGGCGATTTCTTCTTCCGATTCGGCGCCCACCACGCCCTCAGCGCCAACGTCCTCCAGTCGTTCTCGCGGGACGAGGGGACGGGGGAACGCAGCGCCGGCGGCAACCAGGCCATCTGCTATACCTACACGTCCAAGCCGTTCCAGGTCTGGTCGGAGATGGAGCACATCGACCCCGGCTTCCGCATGGACACCGCCTTCTACAACCGCACCGGCATCGACCAGTTCACGGTATACCTCGGGCCCCAGTTCTACCCGAAGTGGAAGAAAGCGCCCTGGCTCCAGCGCGTCAACCCCTTCTTCTTCGGGTACGTGATCCACGACGTGGTGACGGGGCAGGACGACTACGCCGCCATGGTGGCCCTGCGGGTTTTCTTCGCGGGGCAGGGGCAGTTCCGCATCGACGGGTTCCGGGCCCAGGAAGCCTGGGCCGGTCGGCTGTTCCAGGAGACCGGGGGAAGGCTGTCCATCAGTGGATGGTTCACAAAGTGGCTGCGGATGGGTGGGAGCCTGCGTCTTTACGACAATATCTGGTACGACGAGGAGAACCCCTTCCTGGGGCGCTGTTTCGATTATGGTTTCGACTTCACCCTGCAGCCGAACGAGAACCTCAACCTCGAGATGGATTTCTACCGAACCCGCTTCCGCCGTCCCGAGACGGGGGAGACCGTCTACGATGTGAAGGTGGCCAACGGCCGCCTGACCTACCAGTTCACCCGGTCCTTCTTCCTCCGGGCCACCCTGCGCTACGACAGCTATGGCCGGCGGTTGCTGACGGACATTCTGGCCTCGTACACCTACATCCCCGGGACCGTGATCTTCCTGGGTTATGGCGAGCTGTTCGAGAGAAAGTCCTGGAACGGCGAGCAGTGGAATTCGGGGGGGAATTTCCAGGAAACCCTCCGGGGCCTCTTCTTCAAGGTCAGCTACAACTGGCGCCCGTAG